The Montipora capricornis isolate CH-2021 chromosome 3, ASM3666992v2, whole genome shotgun sequence genome window below encodes:
- the LOC138040263 gene encoding uncharacterized protein: MRYKEQLRRQRERRAEVQSTILQRGNKLVPLSVEEMDLAEKEILKKVQRESSPEEVLNPSLIKKSSTIVKLDAKMIDGLLCVRGQLRHAPIKSDAKYPIILPKRHHVTQPLIPEYHEKCGHSGLDCRRRQAPVGTQKMADLPKDRVTPNLPPFTNVGVDCFGPITIRRGSSTVKRYAVLFTCLSCRAIHIEVAHSLDTDSFVNAMRRFISKRGRPKEIRSDNGSNFVGGEKELREAINHWNHQQIYKFLLHESTKWTFNPPAGSHHGGVWGRFIRTVRKVLAALLKEQTLDDEGLLTLMCKVEAIVNGRPMRKISDDPQDCEALTPNHLLLLRSGPVLPPAALVKEDQYSNRWRQAQYLADVLWHRWVCEYLPSLQQRQKWSAPMRNFAVGEIGLVVHEKSPRGSWPLGHAQEVYPNKSDGHVRRVKVKTMKSTLERPVDKITLLESAKPAADK; the protein is encoded by the exons ATGCGTTACAAAGAACAACTTAGGAGACAGCGTGAGAGACGGGCAGAGGTACAATCAACAATCCTTCAGCGTGGAAACAAACTCGTCCCTTTAAGTGTTGAAGAAATGGACCTAGCAGAAAAGGAGATCCTCAAAAAGGTCCAAAGGGAAAGTTCCCCTGAAGAAGTTTTGAACCCAAGTCTGATCAAGAAATCAAGCACTATTGTCAAGCTGGATGCTAAAATGATAGATGGTTTGCTCTGCGTCAGAGGCCAATTAAGGCACGCACCTATCAAATCAGATGCAAAGTACCCAATCATCCTACCCAAACGACACCACGTGACCCAGCCGCTCATCCCGGAATATCACGAAAAGTGTGGTCACTCTGGTCTCGA CTGCCGAAGACGGCAAGCGCCTGTTGGGACCCAGAAAATGGCAGACCTACCCAAGGACCGAGTTACACCAAATCTACCTCCCTTTACCAATGTGGGTGTGGACTGCTTTGGCCCAATCACTATTCGCCGTGGCAGTAGCACCGTGAAACGCTATGCCGTCCTATTTACATGCCTTTCATGTCGCGCCATACATATAGAAGTAGCCCACAGTCTCGACACAGACTCCTTCGTAAATGCAATGAGAAGATTTATCTCGAAGAGGGGTCGACCTAAAGAAATCCGCTCCGATAACGGCAGCAACTTTGTGGGCGGCGAGAAAGAATTGAGAGAAGCAATAAATCATTGGAACCACCAACAAATTTACAAGTTTCTGCTTCACGAGTCAACGAAATGGACATTCAATCCACCCGCTGGCTCTCATCATGGTGGAGTGTGGGGACGCTTTATAAGAACCGTCAGGAAAGTCCTTGCAGCGCTTCTGAAGGAGCAAACACTTGATGATGAAGGACTACTCACCCTCATGTGCAAAGTAGAAGCTATTGTCAATGGCAGGCCTATGAGGAAGATTTCCGACGATCCACAGGATTGTGAAGCACTTACACCAAACCATCTGCTCCTGCTCAGGTCGGGGCCTGTATTACCTCCCGCTGCCCTTGTGAAAGAAGACCAGTACTCCAACAGATGGCGGCAGGCGCAGTACCTAGCAGACGTGTTATGGCACCGTTGGGTCTGCGAGTATCTACCCTCCTTGCAGCAAAGACAGAAGTGGAGTGCCCCTATGAGGAACTTCGCAGTTGGTGAGATCGGGCTCGTAGTCCACGAGAAATCCCCACGGGGTTCCTGGCCACTTGGGCACGCCCAAGAAGTTTACCCGAACAAAAGCGACGGCCATGTCCGTAGAGTGAAGGTGAAGACCATGAAGTCCACTCTCGAGCGTCCAGTGGACAAGATAACTCTGCTTGAATCAGCCAAGCCAGCAGCAGACAAGTAG
- the LOC138040264 gene encoding uncharacterized protein, translating into MELSAAVVATRLEKMIQEELEKKPTCRSIFWSYSTCVLRYVENEDKRFQTFVANRIATIRDVSLPVQWRYVDTKSNPADDASHRLSVHSLLEESHWLQGPQFLWLPEESWPQRPPGMDRNIEENDPEVKKEAKTCTTRADIATNALNRIFERI; encoded by the coding sequence ATGGAGCTGTCTGCGGCTGTCGTAGCTACAAGACTTGAGAAAATGATCCAGGAGGAATTGGAAAAGAAACCCACGTGTAGGTCTATTTTCTGGTCATACAGCACATGCGTATTGCGCTATGTTGAGAACGAAGACAAACGGTTTCAAACCTTTGTTGCAAATAGAATTGCCACCATAAGAGATGTCTCCTTGCCAGTTCAATGGCGATATGTTGACACCAAGTCCAACCCTGCCGACGACGCATCACACAGATTATCAGTCCACTCCTTGCTAGAAGAAAGCCATTGGCTCCAAGGTCCTCAGTTTCTTTGGCTACCTGAGGAAAGCTGGCCTCAACGACCACCCGGAATGGACAGAAACATTGAGGAAAACGATCCAGAAGTAAAAAAGGAAGCAAAGACCTGCACTACTAGAGCAGACATCGCTACGAATGCCCTGAACAGAATCTTTGAacgaatttga